Proteins co-encoded in one Synechococcus elongatus PCC 6301 genomic window:
- the moeB gene encoding molybdopterin-synthase adenylyltransferase MoeB, producing the protein MLNLDTDSIQLTQDDYARYSRHLILPEVGLEGQKRLKAAKVLCIGTGGLGSPLLLYLAAAGIGRIGIADFDIVDHSNLQRQVIHGTSWVGKPKIESAKNRIHEINPYCQVDLYETALSSENALSILEPYDVIVDGTDNFPTRYLVNDACVLLGKPNVYGSIFRFEGQATVFNYEDGPNYRDLYPEPPPPGMVPSCAEGGVLGILPGIIGVIQATETVKIILGQGQTLSGRLLLYNALDMKFRELKLRPNPERPVIDRLIDYQEFCGIPQAQAAEAAATDSIPEISVTELKAILDRQDPEVLLIDVRNPHEAEIATIPGAILVPLPDIEAGAGVETVRELLNGKRELIVHCKMGGRSAKALGILKEAGITGTNVAGGINAWSQDVDPSVPQY; encoded by the coding sequence ATGCTCAACCTCGACACGGACTCTATTCAACTCACCCAAGACGACTACGCCCGCTACTCTCGGCATTTAATCCTGCCGGAAGTGGGTCTGGAAGGTCAAAAGCGTCTCAAGGCTGCCAAGGTGCTCTGCATCGGTACCGGTGGTCTGGGTTCACCACTGCTGCTCTATCTGGCGGCGGCAGGAATCGGACGGATTGGGATTGCCGATTTTGATATCGTCGACCACTCCAACCTGCAACGGCAAGTCATTCACGGCACCTCGTGGGTGGGCAAGCCCAAAATTGAATCGGCGAAAAACCGGATCCACGAGATCAACCCCTACTGTCAAGTCGATCTCTACGAAACGGCACTGAGTTCCGAAAATGCGCTGTCGATCCTCGAACCTTACGACGTGATTGTCGACGGCACCGACAACTTCCCGACGCGCTACCTCGTCAATGACGCCTGCGTGCTACTCGGGAAGCCCAACGTCTATGGCTCAATCTTCCGCTTTGAAGGCCAAGCGACGGTTTTCAACTACGAGGATGGCCCCAACTACCGCGACCTCTATCCAGAACCGCCGCCACCGGGCATGGTGCCCTCCTGCGCTGAGGGCGGTGTGCTCGGCATTTTACCGGGGATCATCGGTGTGATTCAGGCAACCGAGACGGTCAAAATTATTCTGGGTCAAGGCCAAACTCTGAGCGGTCGCCTACTGCTCTACAACGCACTGGATATGAAATTCCGCGAGCTAAAACTGCGGCCCAATCCAGAGCGTCCGGTGATCGATCGCCTGATCGATTACCAAGAGTTTTGTGGGATCCCCCAAGCGCAAGCAGCCGAAGCAGCTGCCACGGACTCGATCCCCGAGATCAGCGTCACGGAACTCAAGGCCATCCTCGATCGCCAAGATCCGGAAGTCTTGCTAATTGACGTGCGTAACCCCCACGAAGCAGAGATTGCCACGATTCCAGGAGCCATCTTGGTGCCACTGCCCGACATCGAAGCCGGTGCAGGTGTTGAGACAGTGCGTGAACTCCTCAACGGCAAGCGCGAGCTGATCGTTCATTGCAAGATGGGAGGGCGATCGGCCAAAGCCCTCGGCATTCTCAAAGAGGCGGGGATCACCGGCACGAACGTGGCTGGCGGGATCAACGCTTGGAGTCAAGACGTCGACCCCAGCGTGCCGCAGTACTAA
- a CDS encoding alpha-D-glucose phosphate-specific phosphoglucomutase — protein MNIHTVATQAFSDQKPGTSGLRKQVPVFQKRHYLENFVQSIFDSLEGYQGQTLVLGGDGRYYNRTAIQTILKMAAANGWGRVLVGQGGILSTPAVSNLIRQNGAFGGIILSASHNPGGPEGDFGIKYNISNGGPAPEKVTDAIYACSLKIEAYRILEAGDVDLDRLGSQQLGEMTVEVIDSVADYSRLMQSLFDFDRIRDRLRGGLRIAIDSMHAVTGPYATTIFEKELGAAAGTVFNGKPLEDFGGGHPDPNLVYAHDLVELLFGDRAPDFGAASDGDGDRNMILGNHFFVTPSDSLAILAANASLVPAYRNGLSGIARSMPTSAAADRVAQALNLPCYETPTGWKFFGNLLDADRVTLCGEESFGTGSNHVREKDGLWAVLFWLNILAVREQSVAEIVQEHWRTYGRNYYSRHDYEGVESDRASTLVDKLRSQLPSLTGQKLGAYTVAYADDFRYEDPVDGSISEQQGIRIGFEDGSRMVFRLSGTGTAGATLRLYLERFEGDTTKQGLDPQVALADLIAIADEVAQITTLTGFDQPTVIT, from the coding sequence ATGAATATCCACACTGTCGCGACGCAAGCCTTTAGCGACCAAAAGCCCGGTACCTCCGGCCTGCGCAAGCAAGTTCCTGTCTTCCAAAAACGGCACTATCTCGAAAACTTTGTCCAGTCGATCTTCGATAGCCTTGAGGGTTATCAGGGCCAGACGTTAGTGCTGGGGGGTGATGGCCGCTACTACAATCGCACAGCCATCCAAACCATTCTGAAAATGGCGGCGGCCAATGGTTGGGGCCGCGTTTTAGTTGGACAAGGCGGTATTCTCTCCACGCCAGCAGTCTCCAACCTAATCCGCCAGAACGGAGCCTTCGGCGGCATCATCCTCTCGGCTAGCCACAACCCAGGGGGCCCTGAGGGCGATTTCGGCATCAAGTACAACATCAGCAACGGTGGCCCTGCACCCGAAAAAGTCACCGATGCCATCTATGCCTGCAGCCTCAAAATTGAGGCCTACCGCATTCTCGAAGCCGGTGACGTTGACCTCGATCGACTCGGTAGTCAACAACTGGGCGAGATGACCGTTGAGGTGATCGACTCGGTCGCCGACTACAGCCGCTTGATGCAATCCCTGTTTGACTTCGATCGCATTCGCGATCGCCTGAGGGGGGGGCTACGGATTGCGATCGACTCGATGCATGCCGTCACCGGTCCCTACGCCACCACGATTTTTGAGAAGGAGCTAGGCGCGGCGGCAGGCACTGTTTTTAATGGCAAGCCGCTGGAAGACTTTGGCGGGGGTCACCCAGACCCGAATTTGGTCTACGCCCACGACTTGGTTGAACTGTTGTTTGGCGATCGCGCCCCAGATTTTGGCGCGGCCTCCGATGGCGATGGCGATCGCAACATGATCTTGGGCAATCACTTTTTTGTGACCCCTAGCGACAGCTTGGCGATTCTCGCAGCCAATGCCAGCCTAGTGCCGGCCTACCGCAATGGACTGTCTGGGATTGCGCGATCCATGCCCACCAGTGCGGCGGCCGATCGCGTCGCCCAAGCCCTCAACCTGCCCTGCTACGAAACCCCAACGGGTTGGAAGTTTTTCGGCAATCTGCTCGATGCCGATCGCGTCACCCTCTGCGGCGAAGAAAGCTTTGGCACAGGCTCCAACCATGTGCGCGAGAAGGATGGCCTGTGGGCCGTGCTGTTCTGGCTGAATATTCTGGCGGTGCGCGAGCAATCCGTGGCCGAAATTGTCCAAGAACACTGGCGCACCTACGGCCGCAACTACTACTCTCGCCACGACTACGAAGGGGTGGAGAGCGATCGAGCCAGTACGCTGGTGGACAAACTGCGATCGCAGCTACCCAGCCTGACCGGACAGAAACTGGGAGCCTACACCGTTGCCTACGCCGACGACTTCCGCTACGAAGATCCGGTCGATGGCAGCATCAGCGAACAGCAGGGCATTCGTATTGGCTTTGAAGACGGCTCACGTATGGTCTTCCGCTTGTCTGGTACTGGTACGGCAGGAGCCACCCTGCGCCTCTACCTCGAGCGCTTCGAAGGGGACACCACCAAACAGGGTCTCGATCCCCAAGTTGCCCTGGCAGATTTGATTGCAATCGCCGATGAAGTCGCCCAGATCACAACCTTGACGGGCTTCGATCAACCGACAGTGATCACCTGA
- the mraY gene encoding phospho-N-acetylmuramoyl-pentapeptide-transferase: MAPVSWGQALRNYKPTGQQLFFSLTALLAAAVWGRDRQLDIGLFSPQSQLLALGLGFSLAAIAGYWVVPLLRRIKAGQFIREDGPQSHLQKAGTPTMGGIFAIPAGLLPALILAGRSPLVWALAFVTLAYATIGWLDDWQILRHRNNKGISPKLKLCLQFGAAFLFCLWLISQQGWQGTITTITLPFGWSLALSLLFWPLAVFTLVSESNATNLTDGLDGLAGGTGAAVLAGLGLWLAPQDPAIATFCCSLAGGFLGFLLHNRNPARVFMGDTGSLALGGAIAAIAIVANCLWVLLVMGGLFVLESISVILQVSYYKATKGPDGKGKRLLRMAPWHHHLELGGWSETQVVASFYGLTLLLIASCWLLN; the protein is encoded by the coding sequence GTGGCTCCTGTGTCTTGGGGACAGGCGCTCCGCAACTACAAGCCCACCGGCCAGCAGCTGTTTTTCAGCCTAACCGCTCTCTTGGCGGCTGCGGTTTGGGGTCGCGATCGTCAGTTAGACATTGGGCTGTTCAGCCCCCAAAGTCAATTGCTGGCTTTGGGGTTGGGTTTTAGCCTCGCGGCGATCGCCGGCTACTGGGTCGTGCCGCTGCTTCGTCGCATCAAGGCAGGGCAATTTATTCGCGAAGATGGGCCGCAGTCCCATTTGCAAAAAGCCGGAACCCCGACCATGGGAGGCATTTTTGCGATTCCTGCTGGCCTCTTGCCTGCCCTGATTCTGGCGGGGCGATCGCCCCTAGTGTGGGCGCTGGCGTTCGTGACGCTGGCCTATGCCACGATCGGTTGGCTGGATGACTGGCAAATTCTGCGGCATCGCAACAACAAAGGAATTTCTCCCAAGCTCAAGCTCTGCCTGCAGTTTGGGGCTGCCTTCCTCTTCTGCCTATGGCTGATCAGCCAGCAGGGTTGGCAAGGCACAATCACGACGATCACTCTGCCCTTTGGCTGGAGTTTAGCCCTCAGTCTGCTGTTCTGGCCCTTGGCCGTCTTCACCTTGGTGTCCGAGAGCAATGCGACCAACCTGACCGATGGGTTGGATGGGCTAGCAGGGGGAACAGGTGCCGCTGTCCTTGCTGGCTTGGGTCTCTGGCTGGCACCTCAAGACCCGGCGATCGCGACCTTCTGCTGCAGTTTGGCTGGGGGCTTCCTCGGCTTTCTCCTCCACAATCGCAACCCAGCCCGTGTCTTCATGGGTGATACCGGATCTCTCGCTTTGGGCGGGGCGATCGCCGCGATCGCGATCGTGGCTAACTGCCTCTGGGTGCTGTTGGTGATGGGCGGCTTATTTGTCTTGGAATCGATCTCCGTCATACTCCAAGTCAGCTACTACAAAGCCACCAAAGGGCCTGATGGCAAAGGTAAGCGCTTATTGCGCATGGCTCCTTGGCACCATCATCTCGAACTGGGGGGCTGGAGCGAGACACAGGTGGTCGCCAGTTTTTATGGCTTGACGCTGCTGTTGATTGCCAGTTGTTGGCTCTTAAACTAG
- a CDS encoding DUF3134 domain-containing protein, protein MLKNPSLKQYPRQQPAPLLPASDEPDLLTWLESSGRLIARDNVAEPDFPTAEEEEISALMGVEDSSYDDYDEDDSYDED, encoded by the coding sequence ATGCTCAAAAATCCTTCTCTCAAACAGTATCCCCGTCAGCAGCCAGCGCCGTTGCTGCCGGCATCGGATGAGCCCGATCTGTTGACTTGGCTCGAAAGCAGTGGCCGTTTAATCGCCCGCGATAATGTCGCAGAACCCGACTTCCCGACCGCTGAGGAAGAGGAAATTTCAGCCTTGATGGGCGTTGAGGATTCGTCCTACGACGATTACGACGAAGACGATTCCTACGACGAAGACTAG
- a CDS encoding AAA family ATPase, which yields MTDAALPPLIQQMLQPEFYPHVVEAPVQLYQTHCSYVLLTGPYAYKLKKPVYFGFLDYSTLEKRQHFLQEELRLNQRTAAPLYQQVLAISQAGDRYQFAETEPAAEYVLQMKQFPKGCLFSEQFESGQLDASVMRQLAAVVAEFHTKTWVDDHVRSYGQVAQIRKAFDENYQQTLHYIGGPQTQAQFDTTKAFSDRFFDTKADLFAARLAADKIRECHGDLHLGNLCRWDNQLFLFDCIEFNEPFRFVDTMYDIAFLVMDLDARGRQDLGTAFLNAYAEMSGDWEGLQVLPLYLSRQAYVRAKVTSFLLDDPAIDSDRRQQAFDQAAAYYQLAHAYAQPAQQGELLLLSGLSGSGKSTLGRTIAERQRAIILRSDAVRKHLAGISLLERGGPEIYSPEMSDRTYGRLLYLGLGLAQAGYRVILDAKYDRQAYRGAALTAAQAQQIPIQILHCQASEETLRQRLQARQGDIADATADLLAQQLTAWQDFSEDEQGFVRAIATEKPLTQQLDALGF from the coding sequence ATGACGGATGCTGCTCTGCCTCCTTTAATTCAGCAGATGTTGCAGCCTGAGTTTTATCCGCATGTGGTCGAAGCCCCAGTCCAGCTTTATCAAACGCACTGCTCCTACGTTCTGCTGACTGGTCCCTATGCTTACAAGCTGAAAAAACCGGTTTATTTTGGCTTTTTAGATTATTCAACACTCGAAAAGCGCCAGCATTTTCTCCAGGAAGAACTGCGGCTCAATCAACGGACTGCTGCCCCGCTTTATCAGCAAGTCTTGGCAATTTCACAAGCCGGCGATCGCTATCAGTTTGCTGAAACAGAGCCAGCCGCTGAATATGTGTTGCAGATGAAGCAGTTTCCCAAGGGCTGCTTATTTTCGGAACAATTTGAGTCTGGTCAGCTCGATGCTAGCGTGATGCGGCAATTGGCAGCGGTCGTTGCTGAGTTTCATACTAAAACCTGGGTTGATGACCATGTCCGCAGCTACGGTCAAGTTGCCCAGATCCGCAAAGCATTTGATGAGAACTATCAGCAGACTCTGCACTATATCGGCGGTCCACAGACTCAGGCTCAATTTGACACAACCAAAGCCTTTAGCGATCGCTTCTTTGATACGAAAGCTGACCTATTTGCAGCGCGGCTGGCTGCTGACAAAATCCGGGAATGCCATGGCGATCTGCATTTAGGCAATCTCTGCCGTTGGGACAATCAACTCTTCCTCTTTGACTGCATTGAGTTCAATGAGCCATTTCGCTTTGTCGACACCATGTACGACATCGCCTTCTTGGTCATGGACTTGGATGCGCGGGGACGCCAAGATTTAGGCACAGCTTTTCTCAATGCCTATGCTGAAATGAGTGGCGATTGGGAAGGGCTACAGGTTTTGCCCCTGTATTTGAGTCGTCAAGCCTATGTCCGCGCAAAAGTCACTTCGTTTCTGTTAGATGATCCAGCAATTGACAGCGATCGCCGGCAACAGGCGTTTGATCAAGCGGCTGCTTACTATCAGTTAGCTCATGCCTATGCCCAGCCGGCTCAGCAGGGAGAATTGCTGCTCCTCAGTGGTCTTTCGGGCTCGGGTAAGTCCACCCTAGGACGCACGATCGCGGAACGGCAGAGAGCCATCATTTTGCGATCGGACGCTGTCCGCAAGCATTTGGCGGGTATCTCGCTCTTGGAACGGGGCGGGCCTGAGATCTACAGCCCTGAAATGAGCGATCGCACTTATGGTCGCCTCCTGTACCTAGGACTGGGCCTCGCTCAAGCGGGCTATCGCGTCATACTCGATGCGAAATACGACCGACAAGCCTATCGAGGGGCTGCCCTAACAGCAGCTCAGGCTCAACAAATTCCGATTCAGATTCTGCATTGCCAAGCTTCGGAAGAAACGTTGCGGCAACGACTGCAAGCCCGCCAAGGGGATATCGCAGATGCAACTGCTGATTTACTCGCTCAGCAACTTACTGCTTGGCAAGACTTTAGTGAAGATGAGCAAGGATTCGTGCGAGCGATCGCGACGGAAAAGCCTCTGACTCAGCAACTGGACGCTTTGGGTTTTTAG
- a CDS encoding glycosyltransferase produces MPFLSLVIPTFNEAENIQPLLLQLNELLDRALADRYELIVVDDDSPDRTWALAEQLQPKLPMLTVLRRQGDRGLATAVVYGWQRAQGEILGVIDGDLQHPPETLLALIQTMQAGADLAVASRNVSGGGVSDWSVWRRLGSRGAQLLGLLILPEVLGRVSDPMSGYFMVRRSRLDLPSLQPRGYKILLEVIAKGQIRQIREVGFIFRERSQGESKVTAREYWHYLQHLCSLRLQRWESARFLKFVGAGATGVIVDSVVLYLLHDPSRLGWPLLLSKFIAAEVAILNNFVFNEFWTFGDLARGSQRRYWPRRFLKFNLICSLGIFLNLLILSLLVEGLKLHYLPSNWVAIAVVTLWNFWLNRKLTWVG; encoded by the coding sequence TTGCCCTTTCTATCCTTGGTCATTCCGACCTTTAACGAAGCGGAAAATATTCAGCCCCTGTTGCTGCAGCTGAATGAGCTACTCGATCGCGCCTTAGCCGATCGCTATGAACTGATTGTGGTGGATGATGACAGCCCCGATCGCACCTGGGCTTTAGCTGAACAGCTTCAGCCAAAGCTACCGATGCTGACCGTGTTGCGTCGCCAAGGTGATCGCGGTTTGGCGACAGCCGTAGTCTACGGTTGGCAGCGGGCACAGGGAGAAATTCTCGGGGTGATCGACGGTGATCTCCAACACCCGCCGGAAACGCTGCTGGCCTTGATCCAGACTATGCAAGCTGGGGCTGACTTAGCTGTGGCGAGTCGGAATGTCTCTGGCGGCGGCGTCAGTGATTGGAGCGTCTGGCGGCGGTTGGGTTCACGGGGGGCACAGCTGCTGGGCCTGCTGATTTTGCCTGAGGTGCTGGGACGGGTCAGCGACCCTATGAGTGGCTACTTTATGGTGCGGCGATCGCGGCTGGATCTGCCCAGTTTGCAACCCCGCGGCTACAAAATTCTGCTGGAAGTCATTGCCAAGGGACAGATTCGACAGATTCGAGAGGTAGGGTTTATCTTCCGCGAGCGCAGCCAAGGCGAGAGCAAGGTCACGGCGCGGGAATATTGGCACTACCTCCAGCACCTCTGCAGCCTGCGACTCCAGCGCTGGGAAAGTGCTCGTTTCCTCAAATTTGTTGGGGCGGGGGCCACGGGCGTCATCGTCGACAGTGTTGTCCTCTATCTCTTGCACGATCCCAGTCGCTTGGGCTGGCCCTTGCTCCTCAGTAAGTTCATAGCGGCTGAGGTCGCAATTCTCAATAACTTTGTCTTCAATGAATTCTGGACATTTGGGGATTTGGCCCGGGGTAGCCAGCGCCGCTATTGGCCTCGTCGCTTCCTCAAGTTCAATCTGATTTGCTCGTTGGGTATTTTCTTAAATCTGCTCATTCTTAGCCTTTTGGTGGAAGGACTGAAGCTGCACTATCTGCCATCGAATTGGGTAGCGATCGCGGTTGTGACGCTCTGGAACTTCTGGCTGAATCGCAAACTGACGTGGGTCGGTTGA
- a CDS encoding methylated-DNA--[protein]-cysteine S-methyltransferase, with translation MESTGLRIHWQPPSESAQSEQLIYGIHRTLFGDCLIAKTAIGICQLELFDRLSPTEARQYVQATWPKADIEDQPTATIAIAQQLFCHAAKDPDPLCLHVRSTVLQQQVWQSLLQIPRGATTTYQALAVAIGRPKAARAVGNAVGKNPIAYLIPCHRVVRQSGELGGCRWGRDRKQQLLAWEAECF, from the coding sequence ATGGAATCCACAGGGTTAAGAATTCATTGGCAGCCCCCTTCGGAATCGGCGCAGAGCGAGCAACTGATCTACGGAATACACCGCACTCTCTTCGGGGACTGTTTGATTGCCAAGACTGCAATCGGTATTTGTCAGCTGGAGCTGTTTGACAGGCTGAGTCCTACTGAAGCGCGGCAATATGTCCAAGCAACTTGGCCAAAGGCAGATATCGAGGATCAGCCGACTGCAACGATCGCGATCGCCCAGCAACTCTTTTGCCATGCAGCCAAGGATCCAGACCCACTCTGTCTGCATGTACGTAGCACAGTCTTACAACAGCAAGTCTGGCAATCGCTGCTGCAGATTCCTCGGGGAGCCACCACGACCTATCAAGCCTTAGCAGTCGCGATCGGACGACCCAAGGCTGCCCGTGCAGTTGGCAATGCAGTTGGTAAAAATCCGATCGCCTACCTCATTCCCTGCCATCGCGTCGTTCGACAGTCGGGGGAATTAGGGGGCTGTCGCTGGGGGCGCGATCGCAAACAACAGCTCTTAGCTTGGGAAGCAGAATGCTTCTAA
- a CDS encoding PAP/fibrillin family protein gives MTAHCSAQKHDLLAAIAACSQPWQPQPAEADRILRAIAELEAINPTPEPTTATALLEGDWKLLFTTSLELLGIDRLPLLALGEIWQCLRLSDRRVVNLAEVQSLLGTGLVSVAAQFEVVSDRRLEVSFQRLVLGLERFLGYRNVATWVERLGQDQRIWTGIDFPVQPGNRRGWIELTYLDQDLRINRGNEGSVFVLQRPGTGQSA, from the coding sequence ATGACGGCTCACTGCTCAGCCCAAAAGCACGACCTGTTGGCAGCGATCGCTGCTTGTTCACAACCGTGGCAGCCTCAACCGGCGGAGGCAGACCGTATCCTGCGGGCGATTGCAGAGCTGGAGGCAATCAATCCTACGCCTGAGCCCACGACGGCAACGGCCCTGCTGGAGGGCGACTGGAAGCTGTTGTTCACCACCAGTTTGGAACTGCTGGGCATCGATCGCTTACCCCTGCTCGCTCTGGGTGAAATTTGGCAATGTCTGCGCCTGAGCGATCGCCGCGTCGTCAACTTAGCTGAGGTGCAAAGTCTTCTGGGGACAGGCTTGGTCAGCGTTGCCGCCCAGTTTGAAGTAGTTTCCGATCGCCGGCTGGAAGTCAGCTTTCAGCGCCTTGTTTTGGGACTGGAGCGCTTCTTGGGCTACCGCAATGTGGCGACTTGGGTCGAGCGACTGGGGCAGGATCAGCGCATTTGGACGGGCATTGATTTCCCGGTTCAGCCCGGCAATCGGCGTGGCTGGATTGAGCTGACGTATCTCGACCAAGACCTGCGGATCAATCGCGGCAATGAAGGCAGCGTCTTTGTCTTGCAACGGCCTGGCACTGGTCAATCCGCATGA
- a CDS encoding response regulator: protein MVCALLVVNNEQLPAGWRKALTTEGIALKVVPSLPIGIKSLQSANADLIFINGLQSASDTTQFCQQLRQSEPGLKARNDLPIVLITAPGDYDPAIALLDSGADEVWLQSMPVTEFVTRLRAVVRRLRTLQSDQFRRGNFILQPRSRQASFDGINLNLRPEEYDLLELLLSSPDRVFSESILLRMIWPQSVAPNPLQLSEIVTELNYKLAVAGSPESLELLYGLGWHWRSQPKTLDNHAAQSIDDAPQIPNRQAIWQRYRHEYWQRLDAIAITLSGWEQIPAIERTEAYRHAQTLAGALGSFGFEKESQNARILAAGLHSLELETEANPTTLESLLAQVQQLRVLLGASDALPPVRSLTPLAPASAINGRRLRNQIEVWSRDRQWAEEVATKANLRGLGATIRLDLDSAADSLDSQAIDLLILEVAPEQLEDPLLVDLVQSQPHLPILLVSDSSLPSRIQAARLGSQRFFHKFVSAEVILDQAFTFLEPQVTPDTVLIADDDPALLTYLQQLLQPWGWQLTVCKRGEQFWEILESSQPDLIILDADLPGYNGFELCRALRSDRYWINQPILILAERYDSELVQQALRYGADDVITKPIASSELVARIYNRLEKYRQLQRLAAADNLTGLVNQRRAREVLSLLLGLAQRYRQPLTLAVIQLSPPPEGEAIAPGVHRQQLIQLAARLQRSCRREDVVARWTDEQFVLGFYGVGWSIAIQRIEQVKLLLQQSREASAELVGQAPIRISAGIAEFPIHGTDLSSLTTAAIDVLSRALEKGGDRIVVAEGRSFSTVNEDLLS, encoded by the coding sequence ATGGTTTGCGCTTTATTAGTAGTAAATAATGAGCAACTCCCCGCAGGCTGGCGTAAGGCTTTAACAACTGAAGGAATTGCGCTTAAGGTTGTTCCCTCCCTACCCATCGGGATTAAAAGTCTCCAATCAGCCAATGCTGACCTGATTTTTATTAATGGTTTACAGTCAGCTAGCGACACGACGCAATTCTGTCAGCAGTTGCGTCAATCTGAGCCGGGACTAAAGGCTCGCAACGATCTGCCAATTGTCCTGATCACGGCCCCTGGTGACTACGATCCGGCGATTGCCTTGTTAGACTCTGGGGCCGATGAAGTCTGGCTGCAATCGATGCCCGTGACAGAATTTGTCACGCGTCTGCGAGCAGTGGTGCGGCGCTTGCGGACCTTGCAATCAGATCAGTTCCGTCGGGGCAACTTCATCCTCCAGCCGCGATCGCGCCAAGCCTCCTTCGACGGCATCAACCTCAATTTACGACCCGAGGAGTACGACCTACTAGAACTGTTGCTCAGTTCTCCCGATCGCGTCTTTAGTGAGTCGATTTTGCTGCGTATGATTTGGCCTCAATCTGTTGCGCCGAATCCCCTGCAGCTCTCGGAAATTGTGACAGAGCTCAACTACAAACTGGCAGTGGCCGGCTCTCCAGAAAGTTTAGAACTCCTCTACGGCCTCGGTTGGCATTGGCGATCGCAACCCAAGACCCTCGATAACCACGCTGCACAGTCCATAGATGACGCTCCACAAATTCCCAATCGGCAAGCGATTTGGCAACGCTATCGCCATGAGTACTGGCAACGGCTGGATGCGATCGCGATTACCCTGTCAGGTTGGGAGCAGATTCCTGCCATTGAACGGACTGAGGCCTACCGTCATGCTCAGACGTTAGCGGGTGCGCTCGGCAGCTTCGGCTTTGAGAAGGAGTCGCAGAATGCCCGAATTCTGGCGGCTGGATTACACTCCTTGGAGTTAGAAACTGAGGCCAACCCCACTACCCTAGAATCGCTGCTGGCTCAGGTGCAACAGCTGCGGGTGCTGCTCGGAGCCTCGGATGCCCTACCGCCGGTGCGATCGCTCACGCCCTTAGCCCCAGCTTCGGCGATCAATGGCCGACGACTCCGCAATCAGATCGAAGTCTGGAGCCGCGATCGCCAATGGGCGGAAGAAGTTGCCACTAAAGCGAATCTGCGCGGCCTTGGGGCAACGATCCGGCTGGATCTCGACAGTGCGGCCGATAGTCTCGATTCCCAAGCGATCGATCTGCTGATTCTCGAGGTTGCACCCGAGCAACTCGAGGATCCGTTGCTGGTGGATTTAGTCCAGAGTCAACCGCACTTGCCCATTCTGCTGGTCTCCGATAGTAGTTTGCCCTCGCGGATTCAGGCAGCCAGACTGGGTAGCCAGCGCTTTTTTCACAAGTTCGTCAGTGCGGAAGTCATCCTTGATCAGGCCTTTACCTTTCTGGAGCCGCAGGTTACCCCAGACACTGTCCTCATTGCTGATGATGACCCGGCTTTGCTGACCTACCTGCAACAGCTCTTGCAACCCTGGGGCTGGCAATTAACGGTCTGCAAGCGCGGCGAACAATTCTGGGAAATACTCGAGAGCAGTCAGCCTGATCTGATCATCTTGGATGCCGATTTACCGGGCTACAACGGCTTTGAGCTCTGTCGAGCCCTGCGCAGCGATCGCTACTGGATCAATCAGCCCATCCTGATTTTGGCGGAGCGCTACGATTCTGAATTGGTTCAGCAAGCCCTGCGCTACGGCGCTGATGATGTAATCACGAAGCCGATCGCCAGTTCCGAGCTAGTGGCTCGGATTTACAACCGCTTGGAAAAGTACCGCCAGCTCCAGCGGCTGGCTGCCGCCGATAACCTGACTGGTTTGGTGAATCAACGGCGTGCCCGAGAGGTGTTGTCGCTGCTACTAGGCCTGGCCCAGCGCTATCGTCAGCCCTTGACCCTAGCGGTGATTCAACTGTCGCCCCCGCCAGAAGGAGAGGCGATCGCTCCGGGAGTTCATCGACAGCAGCTGATCCAGCTGGCTGCCCGACTCCAGCGCTCTTGCCGCCGCGAGGATGTTGTTGCCCGTTGGACCGATGAGCAATTTGTCTTGGGCTTTTACGGCGTCGGTTGGTCGATCGCGATCCAGCGGATCGAACAGGTGAAATTACTACTCCAGCAGTCCAGAGAGGCTTCAGCGGAGTTGGTGGGTCAGGCTCCGATTCGGATCAGTGCTGGCATTGCCGAATTTCCGATCCATGGAACCGACCTGTCGAGCTTGACTACAGCAGCGATTGATGTGCTCAGCCGAGCTCTAGAGAAGGGCGGCGATCGCATTGTGGTGGCTGAAGGCCGCAGCTTTAGCACCGTCAATGAGGACTTGCTCAGCTAG